The Doryrhamphus excisus isolate RoL2022-K1 chromosome 1, RoL_Dexc_1.0, whole genome shotgun sequence genome includes a window with the following:
- the dnm2b gene encoding dynamin-2 isoform X2: MGNRGMEDLIPLINKLQDAFSSIGQSCNLELPQIAVVGGQSAGKSSVLENFVGRDFLPRGSGIVTRRPLILQLVNNKAEYAEFLHCKGRKFVDFDEVRLEIEAETDRLTGSNKGISPIPINLRVYSPNVLNLTLIDLPGMTKVAVGDQPLDIEHQIRDMLLQFITKESCLILAVTPANTDLANSDALKIAKEVDPQGLRTIGVITKLDLMDEGTDARDILENKLLPLRRGYIGVVNRSQKDIDGKKDIHVALAAERKFFLSHPAYRHIAERMGTPHLQKTLNQQLTNHIRDTLPGLRSKLQSQLLSLEKEVEQYKNFSPDDPARKTKALLQMVQQFGVDFEKCIEGSGDQVDTSNLSGGAKINRIFHERFPFELVKMEFDEKELRKEISYAIKNIHGVRTGLFTPDMAFEAIVKKQIIKLKDPCLKCVDLVVTELVALIRKCTEKLGSYPRLREETERIVTTYIRERDSKTKDQVLLLIDIELSYINTNHEDFIGFANAQQRTAPNATKKRVMPNQVIRRGWLTINISIMKGGSKDYWFVLTAESLSWYKDEEEKEKKYMLPLDNLKLRDAEKGFMSSKHVFAIFNTEQRNVYKDLRQIELACDTQEDVDSWKASFLRAGVYPEKDQRENEDAMNPGDTVSMDPQLERQVETIRNLVDSYISIVNKSIRDLMPKTIMHLMINNAKDFIHSELLAYLYSAGDQSSLMEESAEQAQRRDEMLRMYRALKESLVIIGDITTTTVFTPVPPPVDDTWMVKDSGPPAGARTGSATAPPPSRPPAVRGPTPGPPPPLNPSPAFGAPPVPTRPGPPPAQAGFDPNVPVIPSRPARVPPALPPGIPSRRPPAAPHRPNVVRPSEPSLLD, encoded by the exons ATGGGGAATCGGGGGATGGAAGACCTGATTCCGCTCATCAACAAGCTCCAGGACGCCTTCAGCTCCATCGGACAGAGCTGCAACTTGGAGCTACCACAGATAGCGGTCGTCGGCGGACAGAGCGCAGGGAAAAGCTCCGTTCTGGAAAATTTCGTCGGGAG AGACTTTTTGCCTCGAGGCTCTGGTATCGTGACTCGTCGTCCTCTCATACTGCAGCTAGTCAACAATAAAGCAG AGTATGCAGAGTTTCTACACTGCAAGGGTCGGAAATTTGTGGACTTTGATGAAGTCCGTTTGGAGATTGAAGCCGAGACCGATCGACTCACCGGATCCAACAAGGGCATCTCACCCATCCCCATCAACCTCCGAGTCTACTCCCCTAATG TGTTAAATCTGACTCTGATTGACCTGCCGGGGATGACGAAGGTGGCTGTCGGGGACCAGCCTCTCGACATCGAACACCAGATCAGAGACATGCTGCTACAGTTCATTACCAAGGAAAGCTGCCTGATCCTGGCCGTCACTCCGGCCAACACTGACCTGGCCAACTCTGATGCTCTCAAGATTGCAAAGGAGGTGGATCCCCAGG GTCTGCGGACTATTGGAGTGATCACCAAGCTGGACTTGATGGATGAAGGGACGGACGCTCGAGACATCCTTGAAAATAAACTCCTTCCTCTCCGCAGGG GTTACATTGGAGTGGTAAACCGTAGCCAGAAGGACATTGACGGCAAGAAAGACATCCATGTTGCTTTGGCTGCTGAGCGCAAGTTCTTCTTGTCCCATCCTGCATACAGACACATTGCAGAGCGTATGGGCACGCCGCACCTACAGAAGACACTTAATCAG CAACTTACCAACCACATCCGTGACACTCTGCCAGGGTTACGCAGCAAGCTCCAAAGCCAGCTGCTTTCCCTTGAAAAAGAGGTGGAACAATATAAAAACTTTAGCCCTGATGATCCTGCACGCAAAACCAAGGCCTTGCTTCA GATGGTGCAGCAGTTTGGTGTCGATTTTGAAAAGTGCATCGAAGGCTCAGGCGATCAAGTGGACACCTCCAACTTATCCGGAGGAGCAAAGATTAACCGCATCTTTCATGAGCGCTTTCCGTTTGAGCTAGTTAAG ATGGAGTTTGACGAGAAGGAACTGAGGAAGGAGATCAGTTACGCCATCAAAAACATCCACGGAGTCAG GACAGGCCTGTTCACTCCAGACATGGCGTTTGAGGCTATAGTGAAAAAGCAGATCATTAAGCTGAAAGACCCCTGTCTGAAATGTGTCGACCTCGTCGTCACCGAGCTTGTCGCCCTGATCAGGAAATGCACTGAAAAG ttAGGATCGTATCCTCGTCTGAGAGAAGAGACGGAGCGAATCGTCACCACCTACATCAGAGAGAGAGACAGTAAGACTAAAGACCAG GTGCTCCTGTTGATTGACATTGAACTCTCCTACATCAACACTAATCATGAGGACTTCATTGGATTTGCAAA CGCCCAGCAGAGGACCGCCCCTAACGCTACCAAGAAGAGAGTCATGCCTAACCAG GTTATCCGCCGAGGCTGGCTGACAATCAACATTAGCATCATGAAGGGAGGCTCCAAGGACTACTGGTTTGTGCTCACCGCAGAGTCGCTTTCCTGGTACAAAGATGAGGAG gagaaagagaagaagtaCATGCTCCCTCTAGACAACCTGAAGCTCAGAGACGCGGAAAAGGGATTCATGTCCAGCAAACACGTCTTTGCCATCTTCAATACCGAGCAGAG AAACGTGTATAAAGACCTGCGGCAGATCGAGCTGGCGTGTGACACTCAGGAGGATGTTGACAGCTGGAAAGCCTCGTTCCTCAGAGCTGGTGTTTACCCAGAGAAAGACCAG CGTGAAAATGAGGACGCCATGAATCCAGGCGACACCGTGTCTATGGACCCACAGTTGGAGCGTCAGGTGGAGACGATCCGCAACTTGGTGGACTCCTACATAAGCATTGTCAACAAGTCCATCAGAGACCTCATGCCTAAGACCATCATGCACCTCATGATCAACAAT GCAAAGGACTTCATCCACTCTGAACTGCTAGCCTACCTGTACTCAGCTGGGGACCAAAGCAGCCTGATGGAGGAGTCTGCTGAGCAAGCCCAGAGGAGAGACGAGATGCTGAGGATGTACCGCGCCCTGAAGGAATCGCTGGTCATTATTGGtgacatcaccaccaccactgttTTCACTCCTGTGCCTCCGCCTGTCGACGACACTTGGATGGTCAAGGATTCTGG TCCTCCTGCAGGTGCCCGCACTGGCTCGGCAACAGCGCCCCCTCCAAGCCGACCCCCTGCAGTCAGAGGACCCACGCCCGGTCCTCCCCCTCCGCTCAACCCCTCACCAGCATTCGGAGCCCCTCCAGTGCCTACGCGACCTGGACCACCACCAGCCCAGGCCGGTTTTGATCCAAACGTGCCTGTGATCCCCTCCAGGCCAGCTCGTGTGCCCCCCGCGCTGCCGCCCGGCATCCCAAG CAGAAGACCCCCGGCGGCTCCCCACCGACCCAACGTTGTACGTCCTTCAGAACCTTCCCTGCTTGACTAG
- the dnm2b gene encoding dynamin-2 isoform X4 → MGNRGMEDLIPLINKLQDAFSSIGQSCNLELPQIAVVGGQSAGKSSVLENFVGRDFLPRGSGIVTRRPLILQLVNNKAEYAEFLHCKGRKFVDFDEVRLEIEAETDRLTGSNKGISPIPINLRVYSPNVLNLTLIDLPGMTKVAVGDQPLDIEHQIRDMLLQFITKESCLILAVTPANTDLANSDALKIAKEVDPQGLRTIGVITKLDLMDEGTDARDILENKLLPLRRGYIGVVNRSQKDIDGKKDIHVALAAERKFFLSHPAYRHIAERMGTPHLQKTLNQQLTNHIRDTLPGLRSKLQSQLLSLEKEVEQYKNFSPDDPARKTKALLQMVQQFGVDFEKCIEGSGDQVDTSNLSGGAKINRIFHERFPFELVKMEFDEKELRKEISYAIKNIHGVRTGLFTPDMAFEAIVKKQIIKLKDPCLKCVDLVVTELVALIRKCTEKLGSYPRLREETERIVTTYIRERDSKTKDQVLLLIDIELSYINTNHEDFIGFANAQQRTAPNATKKRVMPNQVIRRGWLTINISIMKGGSKDYWFVLTAESLSWYKDEEEKEKKYMLPLDNLKLRDAEKGFMSSKHVFAIFNTEQRNVYKDLRQIELACDTQEDVDSWKASFLRAGVYPEKDQRENEDAMNPGDTVSMDPQLERQVETIRNLVDSYISIVNKSIRDLMPKTIMHLMINNAKDFIHSELLAYLYSAGDQSSLMEESAEQAQRRDEMLRMYRALKESLVIIGDITTTTVFTPVPPPVDDTWMVKDSGPPAGARTGSATAPPPSRPPAVRGPTPGPPPPLNPSPAFGAPPVPTRPGPPPAQAGFDPNVPVIPSRPARVPPALPPGIPRRPPAAPHRPNVVRPSEPSLLD, encoded by the exons ATGGGGAATCGGGGGATGGAAGACCTGATTCCGCTCATCAACAAGCTCCAGGACGCCTTCAGCTCCATCGGACAGAGCTGCAACTTGGAGCTACCACAGATAGCGGTCGTCGGCGGACAGAGCGCAGGGAAAAGCTCCGTTCTGGAAAATTTCGTCGGGAG AGACTTTTTGCCTCGAGGCTCTGGTATCGTGACTCGTCGTCCTCTCATACTGCAGCTAGTCAACAATAAAGCAG AGTATGCAGAGTTTCTACACTGCAAGGGTCGGAAATTTGTGGACTTTGATGAAGTCCGTTTGGAGATTGAAGCCGAGACCGATCGACTCACCGGATCCAACAAGGGCATCTCACCCATCCCCATCAACCTCCGAGTCTACTCCCCTAATG TGTTAAATCTGACTCTGATTGACCTGCCGGGGATGACGAAGGTGGCTGTCGGGGACCAGCCTCTCGACATCGAACACCAGATCAGAGACATGCTGCTACAGTTCATTACCAAGGAAAGCTGCCTGATCCTGGCCGTCACTCCGGCCAACACTGACCTGGCCAACTCTGATGCTCTCAAGATTGCAAAGGAGGTGGATCCCCAGG GTCTGCGGACTATTGGAGTGATCACCAAGCTGGACTTGATGGATGAAGGGACGGACGCTCGAGACATCCTTGAAAATAAACTCCTTCCTCTCCGCAGGG GTTACATTGGAGTGGTAAACCGTAGCCAGAAGGACATTGACGGCAAGAAAGACATCCATGTTGCTTTGGCTGCTGAGCGCAAGTTCTTCTTGTCCCATCCTGCATACAGACACATTGCAGAGCGTATGGGCACGCCGCACCTACAGAAGACACTTAATCAG CAACTTACCAACCACATCCGTGACACTCTGCCAGGGTTACGCAGCAAGCTCCAAAGCCAGCTGCTTTCCCTTGAAAAAGAGGTGGAACAATATAAAAACTTTAGCCCTGATGATCCTGCACGCAAAACCAAGGCCTTGCTTCA GATGGTGCAGCAGTTTGGTGTCGATTTTGAAAAGTGCATCGAAGGCTCAGGCGATCAAGTGGACACCTCCAACTTATCCGGAGGAGCAAAGATTAACCGCATCTTTCATGAGCGCTTTCCGTTTGAGCTAGTTAAG ATGGAGTTTGACGAGAAGGAACTGAGGAAGGAGATCAGTTACGCCATCAAAAACATCCACGGAGTCAG GACAGGCCTGTTCACTCCAGACATGGCGTTTGAGGCTATAGTGAAAAAGCAGATCATTAAGCTGAAAGACCCCTGTCTGAAATGTGTCGACCTCGTCGTCACCGAGCTTGTCGCCCTGATCAGGAAATGCACTGAAAAG ttAGGATCGTATCCTCGTCTGAGAGAAGAGACGGAGCGAATCGTCACCACCTACATCAGAGAGAGAGACAGTAAGACTAAAGACCAG GTGCTCCTGTTGATTGACATTGAACTCTCCTACATCAACACTAATCATGAGGACTTCATTGGATTTGCAAA CGCCCAGCAGAGGACCGCCCCTAACGCTACCAAGAAGAGAGTCATGCCTAACCAG GTTATCCGCCGAGGCTGGCTGACAATCAACATTAGCATCATGAAGGGAGGCTCCAAGGACTACTGGTTTGTGCTCACCGCAGAGTCGCTTTCCTGGTACAAAGATGAGGAG gagaaagagaagaagtaCATGCTCCCTCTAGACAACCTGAAGCTCAGAGACGCGGAAAAGGGATTCATGTCCAGCAAACACGTCTTTGCCATCTTCAATACCGAGCAGAG AAACGTGTATAAAGACCTGCGGCAGATCGAGCTGGCGTGTGACACTCAGGAGGATGTTGACAGCTGGAAAGCCTCGTTCCTCAGAGCTGGTGTTTACCCAGAGAAAGACCAG CGTGAAAATGAGGACGCCATGAATCCAGGCGACACCGTGTCTATGGACCCACAGTTGGAGCGTCAGGTGGAGACGATCCGCAACTTGGTGGACTCCTACATAAGCATTGTCAACAAGTCCATCAGAGACCTCATGCCTAAGACCATCATGCACCTCATGATCAACAAT GCAAAGGACTTCATCCACTCTGAACTGCTAGCCTACCTGTACTCAGCTGGGGACCAAAGCAGCCTGATGGAGGAGTCTGCTGAGCAAGCCCAGAGGAGAGACGAGATGCTGAGGATGTACCGCGCCCTGAAGGAATCGCTGGTCATTATTGGtgacatcaccaccaccactgttTTCACTCCTGTGCCTCCGCCTGTCGACGACACTTGGATGGTCAAGGATTCTGG TCCTCCTGCAGGTGCCCGCACTGGCTCGGCAACAGCGCCCCCTCCAAGCCGACCCCCTGCAGTCAGAGGACCCACGCCCGGTCCTCCCCCTCCGCTCAACCCCTCACCAGCATTCGGAGCCCCTCCAGTGCCTACGCGACCTGGACCACCACCAGCCCAGGCCGGTTTTGATCCAAACGTGCCTGTGATCCCCTCCAGGCCAGCTCGTGTGCCCCCCGCGCTGCCGCCCGGCATCCCAAG AAGACCCCCGGCGGCTCCCCACCGACCCAACGTTGTACGTCCTTCAGAACCTTCCCTGCTTGACTAG
- the dnm2b gene encoding dynamin-2 isoform X1, translating to MGNRGMEDLIPLINKLQDAFSSIGQSCNLELPQIAVVGGQSAGKSSVLENFVGRDFLPRGSGIVTRRPLILQLVNNKAEYAEFLHCKGRKFVDFDEVRLEIEAETDRLTGSNKGISPIPINLRVYSPNVLNLTLIDLPGMTKVAVGDQPLDIEHQIRDMLLQFITKESCLILAVTPANTDLANSDALKIAKEVDPQGLRTIGVITKLDLMDEGTDARDILENKLLPLRRGYIGVVNRSQKDIDGKKDIHVALAAERKFFLSHPAYRHIAERMGTPHLQKTLNQQLTNHIRDTLPGLRSKLQSQLLSLEKEVEQYKNFSPDDPARKTKALLQMVQQFGVDFEKCIEGSGDQVDTSNLSGGAKINRIFHERFPFELVKMEFDEKELRKEISYAIKNIHGVRTGLFTPDMAFEAIVKKQIIKLKEPCLKCIDMVIQELFNTVRQCTKKLGSYPRLREETERIVTTYIRERDSKTKDQVLLLIDIELSYINTNHEDFIGFANAQQRTAPNATKKRVMPNQVIRRGWLTINISIMKGGSKDYWFVLTAESLSWYKDEEEKEKKYMLPLDNLKLRDAEKGFMSSKHVFAIFNTEQRNVYKDLRQIELACDTQEDVDSWKASFLRAGVYPEKDQRENEDAMNPGDTVSMDPQLERQVETIRNLVDSYISIVNKSIRDLMPKTIMHLMINNAKDFIHSELLAYLYSAGDQSSLMEESAEQAQRRDEMLRMYRALKESLVIIGDITTTTVFTPVPPPVDDTWMVKDSGPPAGARTGSATAPPPSRPPAVRGPTPGPPPPLNPSPAFGAPPVPTRPGPPPAQAGFDPNVPVIPSRPARVPPALPPGIPSRRPPAAPHRPNVVRPSEPSLLD from the exons ATGGGGAATCGGGGGATGGAAGACCTGATTCCGCTCATCAACAAGCTCCAGGACGCCTTCAGCTCCATCGGACAGAGCTGCAACTTGGAGCTACCACAGATAGCGGTCGTCGGCGGACAGAGCGCAGGGAAAAGCTCCGTTCTGGAAAATTTCGTCGGGAG AGACTTTTTGCCTCGAGGCTCTGGTATCGTGACTCGTCGTCCTCTCATACTGCAGCTAGTCAACAATAAAGCAG AGTATGCAGAGTTTCTACACTGCAAGGGTCGGAAATTTGTGGACTTTGATGAAGTCCGTTTGGAGATTGAAGCCGAGACCGATCGACTCACCGGATCCAACAAGGGCATCTCACCCATCCCCATCAACCTCCGAGTCTACTCCCCTAATG TGTTAAATCTGACTCTGATTGACCTGCCGGGGATGACGAAGGTGGCTGTCGGGGACCAGCCTCTCGACATCGAACACCAGATCAGAGACATGCTGCTACAGTTCATTACCAAGGAAAGCTGCCTGATCCTGGCCGTCACTCCGGCCAACACTGACCTGGCCAACTCTGATGCTCTCAAGATTGCAAAGGAGGTGGATCCCCAGG GTCTGCGGACTATTGGAGTGATCACCAAGCTGGACTTGATGGATGAAGGGACGGACGCTCGAGACATCCTTGAAAATAAACTCCTTCCTCTCCGCAGGG GTTACATTGGAGTGGTAAACCGTAGCCAGAAGGACATTGACGGCAAGAAAGACATCCATGTTGCTTTGGCTGCTGAGCGCAAGTTCTTCTTGTCCCATCCTGCATACAGACACATTGCAGAGCGTATGGGCACGCCGCACCTACAGAAGACACTTAATCAG CAACTTACCAACCACATCCGTGACACTCTGCCAGGGTTACGCAGCAAGCTCCAAAGCCAGCTGCTTTCCCTTGAAAAAGAGGTGGAACAATATAAAAACTTTAGCCCTGATGATCCTGCACGCAAAACCAAGGCCTTGCTTCA GATGGTGCAGCAGTTTGGTGTCGATTTTGAAAAGTGCATCGAAGGCTCAGGCGATCAAGTGGACACCTCCAACTTATCCGGAGGAGCAAAGATTAACCGCATCTTTCATGAGCGCTTTCCGTTTGAGCTAGTTAAG ATGGAGTTTGACGAGAAGGAACTGAGGAAGGAGATCAGTTACGCCATCAAAAACATCCACGGAGTCAG GACAGGCCTGTTCACCCCAGACATGGCGTTTGAGGCCATAGTGAAAAAGCAGATCATTAAGCTGAAAGAGCCCTGTCTGAAATGCATCGATATGGTCATCCAGGAGCTCTTCAACACAGTCAGACAGTGCACCAAAAAG ttAGGATCGTATCCTCGTCTGAGAGAAGAGACGGAGCGAATCGTCACCACCTACATCAGAGAGAGAGACAGTAAGACTAAAGACCAG GTGCTCCTGTTGATTGACATTGAACTCTCCTACATCAACACTAATCATGAGGACTTCATTGGATTTGCAAA CGCCCAGCAGAGGACCGCCCCTAACGCTACCAAGAAGAGAGTCATGCCTAACCAG GTTATCCGCCGAGGCTGGCTGACAATCAACATTAGCATCATGAAGGGAGGCTCCAAGGACTACTGGTTTGTGCTCACCGCAGAGTCGCTTTCCTGGTACAAAGATGAGGAG gagaaagagaagaagtaCATGCTCCCTCTAGACAACCTGAAGCTCAGAGACGCGGAAAAGGGATTCATGTCCAGCAAACACGTCTTTGCCATCTTCAATACCGAGCAGAG AAACGTGTATAAAGACCTGCGGCAGATCGAGCTGGCGTGTGACACTCAGGAGGATGTTGACAGCTGGAAAGCCTCGTTCCTCAGAGCTGGTGTTTACCCAGAGAAAGACCAG CGTGAAAATGAGGACGCCATGAATCCAGGCGACACCGTGTCTATGGACCCACAGTTGGAGCGTCAGGTGGAGACGATCCGCAACTTGGTGGACTCCTACATAAGCATTGTCAACAAGTCCATCAGAGACCTCATGCCTAAGACCATCATGCACCTCATGATCAACAAT GCAAAGGACTTCATCCACTCTGAACTGCTAGCCTACCTGTACTCAGCTGGGGACCAAAGCAGCCTGATGGAGGAGTCTGCTGAGCAAGCCCAGAGGAGAGACGAGATGCTGAGGATGTACCGCGCCCTGAAGGAATCGCTGGTCATTATTGGtgacatcaccaccaccactgttTTCACTCCTGTGCCTCCGCCTGTCGACGACACTTGGATGGTCAAGGATTCTGG TCCTCCTGCAGGTGCCCGCACTGGCTCGGCAACAGCGCCCCCTCCAAGCCGACCCCCTGCAGTCAGAGGACCCACGCCCGGTCCTCCCCCTCCGCTCAACCCCTCACCAGCATTCGGAGCCCCTCCAGTGCCTACGCGACCTGGACCACCACCAGCCCAGGCCGGTTTTGATCCAAACGTGCCTGTGATCCCCTCCAGGCCAGCTCGTGTGCCCCCCGCGCTGCCGCCCGGCATCCCAAG CAGAAGACCCCCGGCGGCTCCCCACCGACCCAACGTTGTACGTCCTTCAGAACCTTCCCTGCTTGACTAG
- the dnm2b gene encoding dynamin-2 isoform X3 — protein sequence MGNRGMEDLIPLINKLQDAFSSIGQSCNLELPQIAVVGGQSAGKSSVLENFVGRDFLPRGSGIVTRRPLILQLVNNKAEYAEFLHCKGRKFVDFDEVRLEIEAETDRLTGSNKGISPIPINLRVYSPNVLNLTLIDLPGMTKVAVGDQPLDIEHQIRDMLLQFITKESCLILAVTPANTDLANSDALKIAKEVDPQGLRTIGVITKLDLMDEGTDARDILENKLLPLRRGYIGVVNRSQKDIDGKKDIHVALAAERKFFLSHPAYRHIAERMGTPHLQKTLNQQLTNHIRDTLPGLRSKLQSQLLSLEKEVEQYKNFSPDDPARKTKALLQMVQQFGVDFEKCIEGSGDQVDTSNLSGGAKINRIFHERFPFELVKMEFDEKELRKEISYAIKNIHGVRTGLFTPDMAFEAIVKKQIIKLKEPCLKCIDMVIQELFNTVRQCTKKLGSYPRLREETERIVTTYIRERDSKTKDQVLLLIDIELSYINTNHEDFIGFANAQQRTAPNATKKRVMPNQVIRRGWLTINISIMKGGSKDYWFVLTAESLSWYKDEEEKEKKYMLPLDNLKLRDAEKGFMSSKHVFAIFNTEQRNVYKDLRQIELACDTQEDVDSWKASFLRAGVYPEKDQRENEDAMNPGDTVSMDPQLERQVETIRNLVDSYISIVNKSIRDLMPKTIMHLMINNAKDFIHSELLAYLYSAGDQSSLMEESAEQAQRRDEMLRMYRALKESLVIIGDITTTTVFTPVPPPVDDTWMVKDSGPPAGARTGSATAPPPSRPPAVRGPTPGPPPPLNPSPAFGAPPVPTRPGPPPAQAGFDPNVPVIPSRPARVPPALPPGIPRRPPAAPHRPNVVRPSEPSLLD from the exons ATGGGGAATCGGGGGATGGAAGACCTGATTCCGCTCATCAACAAGCTCCAGGACGCCTTCAGCTCCATCGGACAGAGCTGCAACTTGGAGCTACCACAGATAGCGGTCGTCGGCGGACAGAGCGCAGGGAAAAGCTCCGTTCTGGAAAATTTCGTCGGGAG AGACTTTTTGCCTCGAGGCTCTGGTATCGTGACTCGTCGTCCTCTCATACTGCAGCTAGTCAACAATAAAGCAG AGTATGCAGAGTTTCTACACTGCAAGGGTCGGAAATTTGTGGACTTTGATGAAGTCCGTTTGGAGATTGAAGCCGAGACCGATCGACTCACCGGATCCAACAAGGGCATCTCACCCATCCCCATCAACCTCCGAGTCTACTCCCCTAATG TGTTAAATCTGACTCTGATTGACCTGCCGGGGATGACGAAGGTGGCTGTCGGGGACCAGCCTCTCGACATCGAACACCAGATCAGAGACATGCTGCTACAGTTCATTACCAAGGAAAGCTGCCTGATCCTGGCCGTCACTCCGGCCAACACTGACCTGGCCAACTCTGATGCTCTCAAGATTGCAAAGGAGGTGGATCCCCAGG GTCTGCGGACTATTGGAGTGATCACCAAGCTGGACTTGATGGATGAAGGGACGGACGCTCGAGACATCCTTGAAAATAAACTCCTTCCTCTCCGCAGGG GTTACATTGGAGTGGTAAACCGTAGCCAGAAGGACATTGACGGCAAGAAAGACATCCATGTTGCTTTGGCTGCTGAGCGCAAGTTCTTCTTGTCCCATCCTGCATACAGACACATTGCAGAGCGTATGGGCACGCCGCACCTACAGAAGACACTTAATCAG CAACTTACCAACCACATCCGTGACACTCTGCCAGGGTTACGCAGCAAGCTCCAAAGCCAGCTGCTTTCCCTTGAAAAAGAGGTGGAACAATATAAAAACTTTAGCCCTGATGATCCTGCACGCAAAACCAAGGCCTTGCTTCA GATGGTGCAGCAGTTTGGTGTCGATTTTGAAAAGTGCATCGAAGGCTCAGGCGATCAAGTGGACACCTCCAACTTATCCGGAGGAGCAAAGATTAACCGCATCTTTCATGAGCGCTTTCCGTTTGAGCTAGTTAAG ATGGAGTTTGACGAGAAGGAACTGAGGAAGGAGATCAGTTACGCCATCAAAAACATCCACGGAGTCAG GACAGGCCTGTTCACCCCAGACATGGCGTTTGAGGCCATAGTGAAAAAGCAGATCATTAAGCTGAAAGAGCCCTGTCTGAAATGCATCGATATGGTCATCCAGGAGCTCTTCAACACAGTCAGACAGTGCACCAAAAAG ttAGGATCGTATCCTCGTCTGAGAGAAGAGACGGAGCGAATCGTCACCACCTACATCAGAGAGAGAGACAGTAAGACTAAAGACCAG GTGCTCCTGTTGATTGACATTGAACTCTCCTACATCAACACTAATCATGAGGACTTCATTGGATTTGCAAA CGCCCAGCAGAGGACCGCCCCTAACGCTACCAAGAAGAGAGTCATGCCTAACCAG GTTATCCGCCGAGGCTGGCTGACAATCAACATTAGCATCATGAAGGGAGGCTCCAAGGACTACTGGTTTGTGCTCACCGCAGAGTCGCTTTCCTGGTACAAAGATGAGGAG gagaaagagaagaagtaCATGCTCCCTCTAGACAACCTGAAGCTCAGAGACGCGGAAAAGGGATTCATGTCCAGCAAACACGTCTTTGCCATCTTCAATACCGAGCAGAG AAACGTGTATAAAGACCTGCGGCAGATCGAGCTGGCGTGTGACACTCAGGAGGATGTTGACAGCTGGAAAGCCTCGTTCCTCAGAGCTGGTGTTTACCCAGAGAAAGACCAG CGTGAAAATGAGGACGCCATGAATCCAGGCGACACCGTGTCTATGGACCCACAGTTGGAGCGTCAGGTGGAGACGATCCGCAACTTGGTGGACTCCTACATAAGCATTGTCAACAAGTCCATCAGAGACCTCATGCCTAAGACCATCATGCACCTCATGATCAACAAT GCAAAGGACTTCATCCACTCTGAACTGCTAGCCTACCTGTACTCAGCTGGGGACCAAAGCAGCCTGATGGAGGAGTCTGCTGAGCAAGCCCAGAGGAGAGACGAGATGCTGAGGATGTACCGCGCCCTGAAGGAATCGCTGGTCATTATTGGtgacatcaccaccaccactgttTTCACTCCTGTGCCTCCGCCTGTCGACGACACTTGGATGGTCAAGGATTCTGG TCCTCCTGCAGGTGCCCGCACTGGCTCGGCAACAGCGCCCCCTCCAAGCCGACCCCCTGCAGTCAGAGGACCCACGCCCGGTCCTCCCCCTCCGCTCAACCCCTCACCAGCATTCGGAGCCCCTCCAGTGCCTACGCGACCTGGACCACCACCAGCCCAGGCCGGTTTTGATCCAAACGTGCCTGTGATCCCCTCCAGGCCAGCTCGTGTGCCCCCCGCGCTGCCGCCCGGCATCCCAAG AAGACCCCCGGCGGCTCCCCACCGACCCAACGTTGTACGTCCTTCAGAACCTTCCCTGCTTGACTAG
- the tmed1b gene encoding transmembrane emp24 domain-containing protein 1b, translating into MDFRAVTRLLVLAVLGWCFGEVYSDGEESSEFTFLLQAGKSDCFFQRAIQNGRMEVEYQVIGGAGMDVDFTIISPEGTLLIAESRRSDGLHMVETTMEGDYQVCFDNSFSHFSEKLVFFELYVEGQGGDVDGDEELGGLEESDENMLQYKLQDMREYMDSMHKRLERGRQMQTVLRAFEARDRNLLEDNLWRVSFWSCASVLVMLGVAFTQVYTVRKLFDDKRRVCT; encoded by the exons ATGGATTTTAGGGCTGTAACTCGGCTGCTTGTCCTCGCAGTTTTGGGATGGTGTTTTGGGGAAGTGTACAGTGACGGAGAGGAGAGCAGCGAGTTCACGTTCCTGTTGCAAGCCGGGAAATCGGATTGTTTCTTTCAAAGGGCAATACAGAATGGTAGGATGGAGGTGGAATATCAG GTAATAGGAGGTGCCGGCATGGATGTGGACTTCACCATCATCTCTCCAGAAGGCACGCTGTTGATTGCAGAGTCCCGGCGCTCCGATGGACTTCACAT GGTGGAGACCACAATGGAGGGAGACTATCAAGTCTGCTTTGACAACAGCTTCAGCCACTTCTCAGAGAAGTTGGTGTTCTTCGAGCTCTATGTGGAGGGTCAAGGAGGAGACGTGGATGGTGATGAAGAGTTGGGCGGATTAGAGGAGTCGGATGAAAACATGCTGCAGTACAAGTTGCAGGACATGCGG GAGTACATGGATTCTATGCACAAACGACTGGAGCGTGGTCGGCAAATGCAGACAGTGCTGCGAGCCTTTGAGGCACGGGATCGAAACCTCCTGGAAGACAACCTCTGGAGGGTCTCGTTTTGGTCGTGTGCCAGCGTACTGGTGATGCTGGGCGTGGCTTTCACCCAG GTCTACACCGTGCGCAAACTCTTTGACGATAAGCGGAGGGTGTGCACATAG